Proteins encoded in a region of the Methanobrevibacter millerae genome:
- a CDS encoding metallophosphoesterase produces the protein MSFRTRRVIFMTPFYMLFEFFLFKYIFMLFYPLDDLTLLILTIIVGILNVVPMIAEEKKTRFITRLLTEISTTWMWASLMFLIDIIVIYVLGQFIELSLSLCLLMLLAVPLIGVHAYWKAHKLIINEKTIKFDDLENDVNIAHLSDVHFGAVRYKKIITQIRDALNDVSDICDVAIISGDLADGSSVVSKDDFLPLRDVKIPIIFTPGNHDYYPGIKNVVAACKNAGIIVLDNESIEINNLNIYGLTFSFGDIEMPSDDELKSQIKEDKVNIINYHVPYGWSKHSKIGFDIQLSGHTHGGQFYPLKWVSELIFKYNIGLFKDDLNHYLHVTTGVGSMDQPIRWGTDSEIVILKLKKN, from the coding sequence ATGAGTTTCAGAACACGCAGAGTAATTTTTATGACACCATTTTACATGCTCTTTGAATTTTTCTTATTCAAGTATATTTTCATGTTATTTTATCCATTAGATGATTTAACATTGCTTATTTTAACAATTATTGTGGGAATATTAAATGTTGTGCCTATGATTGCAGAAGAGAAAAAAACCCGATTTATTACAAGATTATTAACTGAAATATCCACAACATGGATGTGGGCATCACTGATGTTTTTAATTGATATTATTGTAATTTATGTTTTAGGGCAATTTATTGAATTAAGTTTATCACTTTGTCTTCTAATGCTTTTGGCAGTACCTTTAATTGGTGTTCATGCTTATTGGAAAGCTCATAAACTGATTATAAATGAAAAGACAATTAAATTTGATGATTTGGAAAATGATGTTAATATTGCTCATTTGTCTGATGTTCACTTTGGTGCGGTAAGATATAAAAAAATCATAACTCAAATTAGGGATGCATTAAATGATGTTTCTGATATCTGTGATGTTGCCATTATCTCCGGAGATTTGGCTGATGGATCTTCAGTCGTATCAAAAGATGATTTTCTGCCGTTAAGGGATGTTAAAATTCCAATCATTTTCACTCCTGGAAATCATGACTATTATCCTGGAATTAAAAATGTTGTTGCTGCATGTAAAAATGCGGGGATAATCGTTTTGGATAATGAATCAATAGAAATAAATAATTTAAATATCTATGGGTTGACTTTTAGCTTTGGTGATATTGAAATGCCTAGTGATGATGAATTAAAAAGTCAAATAAAAGAAGATAAAGTCAATATAATTAATTATCATGTGCCTTATGGCTGGTCAAAGCATTCTAAAATAGGTTTTGATATTCAATTGTCAGGACACACTCACGGGGGACAATTCTATCCTTTGAAATGGGTATCTGAATTAATCTTCAAATATAATATTGGATTATTCAAGGATGATTTGAATCATTATCTGCATGTAACAACTGGAGTTGGTTCAATGGATCAGCCAATAAGGTGGGGAACAGACTCTGAAATAGTAATTCTAAAATTAAAGAAAAATTAA
- a CDS encoding methanogenesis marker 9 domain-containing protein: MTWEDAPSHICRGGDIRGLAFCCPPVKPCPVLNALEEVNLTPQEYIQIKTEFGKNTRLGEGAGTCFGSLIWCCKPSKPCPLRDMTLRNMGMSYDEYLDLKKELAEKLIGVQKPAPDAKAEALAETFNISKLEAMNVLTDCNNDLRKAVSVLKAKSLQDSD, encoded by the coding sequence ATGACTTGGGAAGATGCACCATCTCATATATGTAGAGGTGGAGATATAAGGGGACTTGCTTTCTGCTGTCCTCCTGTAAAGCCATGTCCTGTTTTAAATGCATTGGAGGAGGTAAACTTAACTCCTCAGGAATATATTCAAATTAAAACAGAATTTGGCAAAAATACAAGATTGGGCGAAGGAGCAGGCACTTGTTTTGGCTCATTAATTTGGTGTTGCAAACCATCTAAACCTTGTCCATTAAGGGATATGACCTTAAGAAATATGGGAATGAGTTATGATGAGTATTTGGATTTGAAAAAAGAACTTGCAGAAAAGTTGATTGGTGTTCAAAAGCCAGCACCGGATGCAAAAGCCGAAGCTCTTGCCGAAACATTCAACATTTCAAAACTTGAAGCTATGAATGTGTTAACTGATTGTAATAATGACTTGAGAAAAGCGGTCAGTGTTCTTAAGGCAAAATCATTACAAGATTCTGATTAA
- a CDS encoding AAA family ATPase has product MKNNSKKSEPKSQSQKSAVFTKDNKNNAQCIVLKAVGYPFEFEMMENSLEITDEGLFEQYARDQWLGMEVNSETYLFDQKIIPDFAFKVISAEPENSIISEKTKIEIIIDKKNNKTDLTESTVKLSDVVGQTNAKNKIKVIEKFLLDPESFGVWAPKNILFYGHPGTGKTMLVKGLAGEVEVPLHLVKATSLIGEHVGDAASKIHDLFEKASKNSPSIIFIDEIDAIALHRSFQSLRGDVSEIVNALLTELDGIDENKFVITICATNNPSSLDSAVRSRFEEEIEFILPNDKDRYEIFKRNIETLPIDCDLNIGKLVKLSKNMSGRDIKEKILKTALHHAIANDKDIVDMSDIDYAFESSKIRTENIKGMFE; this is encoded by the coding sequence TTGAAAAATAATTCTAAAAAAAGCGAACCTAAAAGTCAAAGCCAAAAATCAGCAGTCTTCACAAAGGACAACAAAAACAATGCACAATGTATTGTTTTAAAAGCTGTAGGCTACCCATTTGAGTTTGAAATGATGGAAAATAGCTTAGAAATCACTGATGAAGGATTGTTTGAACAGTATGCTCGTGACCAGTGGCTAGGCATGGAAGTCAATAGTGAAACATATCTCTTTGATCAAAAAATCATCCCCGATTTTGCATTCAAGGTAATATCTGCAGAACCTGAAAATTCAATAATTTCAGAAAAAACAAAAATAGAAATAATTATTGACAAAAAAAATAACAAAACAGATTTGACTGAAAGCACTGTTAAACTATCAGATGTTGTTGGTCAAACAAATGCAAAAAACAAAATTAAAGTTATTGAAAAATTTTTGTTAGACCCTGAAAGCTTTGGTGTGTGGGCTCCAAAAAATATTCTATTTTATGGTCATCCAGGTACTGGTAAAACCATGCTTGTCAAGGGACTTGCTGGAGAGGTTGAAGTTCCTTTGCATTTAGTTAAGGCAACTTCATTAATCGGCGAACATGTTGGTGATGCTGCATCTAAAATACATGATTTATTTGAAAAGGCATCTAAAAATTCACCATCAATCATATTTATTGATGAAATTGATGCAATTGCACTTCACAGATCATTCCAGTCATTGAGAGGGGATGTTTCTGAAATTGTTAATGCACTTCTAACCGAATTAGATGGAATTGATGAAAATAAGTTCGTCATTACTATTTGTGCTACAAATAACCCCTCTTCATTGGATAGTGCGGTTAGAAGCCGTTTTGAAGAGGAAATCGAATTCATCCTCCCAAATGATAAAGACAGATATGAAATATTTAAAAGAAACATTGAAACTCTTCCTATTGATTGTGATTTGAATATTGGGAAATTAGTTAAATTATCTAAAAATATGTCCGGAAGAGACATTAAAGAAAAGATACTTAAAACCGCACTCCATCATGCAATAGCTAATGATAAAGATATTGTTGATATGAGTGATATTGATTATGCTTTTGAATCAAGTAAAATCCGAACAGAAAATATAAAAGGAATGTTTGAATGA
- a CDS encoding M48 family metallopeptidase, with protein sequence MEINGINITVQRKNIKNMYLRVLPPEGSVKISAPYFISDDAIIEFVNSRMDWILDKQAKIKNKEYIPPLKYVNGEKHMLWGDEYNLQLISNNIKTAFVKENTLYLPVSKRSKQKNRQKTLEDFYRIELQKEIANIYDKCTGIVGMEPYEVKIRKMKNWGNCKQNKIITLNLNLAKKPKICLEYVFIHELCHLIEFNHSKNFKILMDKNCPNWREIKKILNS encoded by the coding sequence ATGGAAATAAACGGAATAAACATTACAGTTCAAAGAAAAAATATCAAAAACATGTACCTTCGAGTGCTTCCGCCCGAAGGTAGTGTAAAAATTTCAGCGCCTTATTTTATAAGCGATGATGCAATAATCGAGTTTGTAAATTCCAGAATGGATTGGATTTTAGACAAGCAAGCTAAAATTAAAAATAAGGAGTATATTCCACCTTTAAAGTATGTAAACGGTGAAAAACACATGCTTTGGGGTGATGAATATAATCTGCAGTTAATATCCAATAACATCAAAACCGCTTTTGTAAAAGAAAATACTCTATATTTGCCCGTTTCAAAAAGAAGCAAACAAAAAAATCGCCAAAAGACCTTAGAAGACTTTTACAGAATAGAACTTCAAAAGGAAATAGCCAACATTTATGACAAGTGTACGGGAATTGTTGGAATGGAACCCTATGAAGTTAAGATTCGTAAAATGAAAAACTGGGGCAACTGCAAGCAAAACAAAATTATTACTCTTAACTTAAATTTAGCAAAAAAGCCTAAAATCTGTTTAGAATACGTTTTTATTCATGAATTATGTCATTTGATTGAATTCAATCATTCAAAAAATTTTAAAATACTGATGGATAAGAATTGCCCTAATTGGCGTGAAATAAAAAAAATATTGAATAGTTAA
- a CDS encoding bifunctional precorrin-2 dehydrogenase/sirohydrochlorin ferrochelatase: protein MDWTALYLKTSALKVFILGTGEVATRRANKFLNHGAIVKLAGNSINEELSKNGAELYSTDDVDDLVDWSDLVVIASGDRKLSDYVADISKDKLVNRADFPDNGDIIVPTSFNIGDIEISIFTNGKSPLMAKQLRKRIQSIITEDDILEIELQDYSRSLLKEYVSNQKDRRDYLYEIFENEEIQELIKSRKIDEAKSVIFELIQGDFDDT, encoded by the coding sequence ATGGATTGGACTGCTCTTTATTTAAAAACTTCAGCTTTGAAAGTATTTATTTTAGGTACTGGTGAAGTTGCAACCAGAAGAGCAAATAAATTTTTAAATCATGGGGCAATTGTAAAACTTGCAGGTAATTCAATCAATGAAGAACTGTCCAAAAATGGGGCTGAATTATATTCCACTGATGATGTGGATGATTTGGTTGATTGGTCAGATTTGGTTGTAATAGCAAGCGGTGATAGAAAATTGTCTGATTATGTTGCAGATATATCTAAAGATAAATTAGTAAATCGTGCTGATTTTCCGGATAATGGGGATATAATTGTTCCAACAAGTTTTAATATTGGAGATATTGAAATTTCTATTTTTACCAATGGCAAAAGTCCATTGATGGCAAAACAACTAAGAAAAAGAATACAATCAATCATCACTGAAGATGATATTTTAGAAATTGAACTGCAGGATTATTCACGTTCACTTTTAAAGGAATATGTTTCCAATCAAAAGGACAGACGGGATTATTTATATGAAATTTTTGAAAATGAAGAGATTCAGGAATTAATTAAATCTAGAAAAATTGATGAAGCAAAATCAGTTATTTTTGAGTTAATACAGGGGGATTTTGATGATACTTAA
- the hemA gene encoding glutamyl-tRNA reductase produces MILNLRVDHKIADIQSMENISKQIDDLFDELQEKYSINEYVEISTCNRKEYYIHNDYISPDDDLLSHENQSIIIEYGDASVMHLLRMTSGLESMIVGEDQILGQVKDSKAKATKERHCGKSLDLIFTKAIHVGQVVRNKTNINKGSVSIGSAAVDLAESHLGDLKGKSVLVIGAGKMGKLVAKALAEKDLNAIFVANRTYYVAVELAEDLDGTAILFSQLDEYLRTADLVISATSAPHSIITKQRLENIGLTNSDLMMVDIANPRDISDDVKELDVKLFNIDDLREIADYNTKLRVKEFDEAEIIINEEYHLLKDSFKIMEVEDLLSSLRMSMEEIRQRETKKASSKLSDVDGSSKILNNLTNSIVNKIFFDISQNLKNAACEDKKDVLNSAEYIFDFNH; encoded by the coding sequence ATGATACTTAATTTAAGAGTTGACCATAAAATTGCAGATATTCAATCAATGGAGAATATTTCAAAACAAATCGATGATTTATTTGATGAATTGCAGGAAAAGTATTCCATCAATGAATATGTTGAAATTTCCACCTGCAATCGTAAGGAATATTATATTCACAATGATTATATTTCACCGGATGATGATCTGCTTTCTCATGAAAATCAAAGCATTATAATTGAATATGGTGATGCGTCTGTTATGCATTTGCTTCGTATGACCTCTGGTCTGGAATCAATGATTGTCGGTGAAGACCAGATATTGGGACAGGTAAAGGATTCCAAGGCTAAAGCTACAAAGGAACGCCACTGCGGAAAATCTCTTGACTTAATTTTTACAAAAGCTATTCATGTGGGGCAGGTTGTTAGGAATAAAACCAATATCAATAAGGGTTCTGTTTCAATCGGTTCTGCAGCTGTTGATTTGGCAGAATCTCATTTGGGTGATTTAAAAGGTAAATCTGTTCTGGTCATTGGTGCTGGAAAAATGGGTAAATTGGTAGCTAAAGCACTTGCTGAAAAGGATTTGAATGCAATTTTTGTAGCTAATAGGACTTATTATGTTGCAGTTGAACTTGCAGAGGATTTGGATGGAACTGCAATTTTGTTTTCACAGCTCGATGAATATTTAAGAACTGCTGATTTGGTCATAAGTGCTACGAGTGCACCTCATTCAATAATAACTAAACAAAGGCTTGAAAATATTGGTTTGACTAATTCTGATTTAATGATGGTTGATATTGCTAATCCTCGAGATATTTCTGATGATGTTAAGGAATTGGATGTTAAACTGTTTAATATTGATGATTTGCGCGAAATTGCGGATTATAACACAAAACTTCGTGTGAAAGAATTCGATGAAGCCGAAATTATCATCAACGAAGAATATCATTTACTTAAAGATTCATTTAAAATAATGGAAGTTGAAGATTTACTATCTAGTTTAAGAATGTCTATGGAAGAAATAAGACAACGTGAAACAAAAAAAGCATCTTCAAAGTTGTCTGATGTAGATGGTAGTAGTAAAATTTTAAATAATTTAACAAATTCCATTGTGAATAAAATATTTTTTGACATTTCACAAAATTTAAAAAACGCCGCATGTGAAGATAAAAAGGATGTTTTAAACTCAGCAGAGTATATATTTGATTTTAATCATTAA
- a CDS encoding DUF4013 domain-containing protein, whose product MDFRDIFGDALSFPINNIVSLIIFIVLGIIAGIAIGGALAGVVLGMNSNNVFTVLGSGFVGFVVALVVSFFISGYQLDIIKSGIQRSPDGPAIDPVRQLLNGLKMFVVSIVYYIIPFIIVSVLSIFLRDWIMLVITFILYVIFALAQFMAQCRLAKTEDIGYALAIGEAIGDVSRVGILNLLIFVVIAFVIAFILIFIAALIARWNSYVGGVILGIVGVYLVFFVARATGLLYSNV is encoded by the coding sequence ATGGATTTTCGTGATATATTCGGTGATGCATTATCTTTCCCAATCAATAACATCGTTTCATTAATAATTTTCATTGTTTTAGGAATTATTGCAGGAATTGCTATTGGTGGAGCACTTGCAGGTGTAGTTTTAGGAATGAATTCCAATAATGTATTTACTGTTCTTGGTTCTGGATTTGTAGGATTTGTTGTAGCTCTTGTCGTATCCTTTTTCATTTCTGGTTATCAATTGGATATTATTAAATCAGGTATTCAAAGAAGTCCTGATGGTCCAGCTATTGATCCTGTAAGGCAACTACTCAATGGTTTAAAAATGTTTGTGGTATCTATAGTATATTACATTATTCCGTTCATTATTGTTTCAGTTTTATCAATATTCCTCAGAGATTGGATTATGCTTGTAATTACATTCATTTTGTATGTAATTTTCGCATTAGCACAATTCATGGCTCAATGTAGATTAGCTAAAACTGAAGACATAGGCTATGCTTTAGCTATTGGTGAAGCTATTGGTGATGTATCTAGAGTAGGTATTCTCAACCTTTTAATATTTGTTGTCATTGCTTTTGTAATTGCTTTCATATTAATTTTCATTGCTGCATTAATTGCTAGATGGAATTCATATGTTGGTGGAGTAATATTAGGTATTGTTGGTGTTTACCTAGTATTCTTCGTTGCTAGAGCAACCGGTTTATTATACTCAAATGTATAA
- the atwA gene encoding methyl coenzyme M reductase system, component A2, with protein sequence MNFITLKNITKSFNGVDVLKDINLTIDEGETLGILGRSGSGKSVLINMLRGTLDYKPDSGKVLMNVAVCPNCLTIEPPSKDGEKCSCGCDLSVQEVDFFNCDRKLFAAIKRRISIMLQRNFALYDEETVIENVMRAMGDGIDYEEGLYKALDLLEMVQMNHRITHIARDLSGGEKQRVVLARQLAKDPMMFLADEPTGTLDPQTAVKLHNTLKEGVKDEGITMLITSHWPEVMTELADKVVWFENGEIKEEGEPQTVVDNFMATVPVPEKPEIPEFGEPEVVLEDVKKHYYSIERGVIKAVDGVTLTINKEEIFGIVGLSGSGKTTTTRMLMGLTDPSSGKIEIRLGEDEWVDMTKVGPLNRGRIMPYIGLLHQEYSLYPHRTILGNLTDAISLELPAEFGKIKAIHALTTVGFDESTATSILDKHPDELSVGEKHRVALAQVLIKEPKLIVLDEPTGTMDPITRVVVTDSILKARTELEQTFIIISHDMDFVLDVCDRAALMRGGKLLDIGTPEDIVNQLTPDEKEDMLKRG encoded by the coding sequence ATGAATTTTATAACTCTTAAAAACATTACAAAATCTTTTAATGGTGTTGATGTTTTAAAGGATATTAACTTAACAATTGATGAGGGAGAGACCTTAGGTATTTTAGGTCGTAGTGGAAGTGGAAAATCTGTTTTAATCAACATGCTCAGAGGAACACTTGATTATAAGCCAGATTCCGGTAAAGTGTTAATGAATGTTGCAGTATGTCCTAACTGTTTGACTATTGAACCGCCATCAAAAGATGGTGAAAAATGCAGTTGCGGATGTGATCTTTCAGTTCAGGAAGTTGATTTCTTTAATTGTGACAGAAAATTATTCGCTGCGATAAAAAGAAGAATTTCCATCATGTTGCAACGTAACTTTGCATTATATGATGAAGAAACTGTAATTGAAAATGTAATGAGAGCTATGGGTGATGGAATCGATTATGAAGAAGGCCTCTACAAAGCATTAGATTTATTAGAAATGGTTCAAATGAACCATCGTATTACACACATTGCACGTGATTTAAGTGGTGGGGAAAAACAGAGAGTTGTGCTTGCAAGACAGCTTGCTAAAGACCCAATGATGTTTTTAGCAGATGAACCGACAGGTACACTAGACCCACAAACTGCAGTAAAACTTCACAATACCTTAAAAGAAGGTGTAAAGGATGAAGGAATCACAATGCTGATTACTTCACACTGGCCAGAAGTCATGACAGAACTTGCAGATAAGGTTGTATGGTTTGAAAATGGTGAAATCAAAGAGGAAGGGGAACCACAAACTGTTGTAGACAACTTTATGGCCACTGTTCCTGTTCCGGAAAAACCGGAGATTCCAGAATTCGGTGAACCTGAAGTTGTATTGGAAGACGTTAAAAAACATTACTACTCTATTGAAAGAGGAGTTATCAAGGCTGTTGACGGTGTAACCTTAACCATTAACAAAGAGGAAATATTCGGTATTGTAGGTTTAAGCGGTTCAGGTAAGACTACCACGACAAGAATGTTGATGGGTCTGACTGATCCAAGCAGCGGTAAAATTGAAATCAGGCTTGGTGAAGATGAATGGGTTGACATGACAAAGGTGGGACCTCTTAACCGTGGACGTATCATGCCATATATCGGATTATTGCACCAGGAATATTCCTTATATCCTCATAGAACTATTTTAGGAAACTTGACTGATGCTATCAGTTTAGAACTTCCTGCAGAGTTCGGTAAAATCAAAGCAATTCATGCATTGACTACTGTAGGATTTGATGAATCAACTGCAACATCCATTTTGGATAAGCATCCTGATGAGTTAAGTGTGGGAGAAAAACATAGGGTAGCTCTTGCGCAGGTATTAATCAAGGAACCTAAGCTTATTGTATTGGATGAACCTACAGGAACAATGGATCCGATTACTCGTGTAGTTGTTACAGATTCAATATTAAAAGCACGTACTGAATTAGAACAAACATTTATTATTATTTCTCACGATATGGACTTTGTATTGGATGTTTGTGATAGGGCTGCTTTAATGAGAGGAGGAAAATTGTTGGATATTGGTACTCCTGAAGATATCGTTAATCAACTCACTCCGGACGAAAAAGAAGACATGCTTAAAAGAGGATAA
- a CDS encoding TIM barrel protein has product MKNKVFFGPAGSPVNYKGAAYKAPKYIQRIGLDSYEYQSPYGVRIGEKSARILKQEAEKFDILISMHGPYYINLCAKESEKIDKSIGHLIATARAGEWMGAYRLVFHPGFYTNQKPEKAMEISKQTINRLFEELEAEGIEDFTFAPETTGKRTQQGNIQEIVELCASFDHFEPTIDFAHIHARGRGYLTKKDDYNCIFSTIENKLDIDRLHCHFTTIEYGHGGEVKHHTLDESDEYGPQIEDLLANLIDNGWNANIICETPLRDIDALKMKELYESMI; this is encoded by the coding sequence ATGAAAAATAAAGTCTTTTTTGGACCTGCCGGAAGTCCAGTTAATTATAAGGGTGCAGCATACAAAGCTCCAAAATACATTCAAAGAATTGGACTCGACTCTTATGAATACCAATCCCCATATGGAGTAAGAATTGGTGAAAAGTCTGCAAGAATATTAAAACAGGAAGCTGAAAAATTTGACATACTAATTTCAATGCATGGCCCATATTACATTAATTTATGTGCAAAGGAAAGTGAAAAAATTGATAAAAGCATTGGACATCTAATAGCCACAGCCCGTGCAGGCGAGTGGATGGGTGCTTATAGACTAGTATTCCACCCAGGTTTTTATACTAACCAGAAACCAGAAAAAGCAATGGAAATATCCAAACAAACGATTAATCGATTATTTGAAGAACTTGAAGCAGAAGGTATTGAAGATTTCACATTTGCTCCTGAAACTACAGGCAAAAGAACTCAACAAGGAAATATCCAAGAAATCGTGGAGTTATGTGCCAGTTTTGATCATTTTGAACCGACAATAGATTTCGCACATATCCATGCCCGTGGAAGAGGATATCTTACTAAAAAAGATGATTACAATTGCATCTTTTCAACAATTGAAAATAAATTAGATATTGACCGTCTGCACTGCCACTTCACCACCATCGAATATGGTCATGGCGGAGAAGTAAAACATCACACTTTAGATGAAAGTGATGAATATGGACCTCAAATCGAAGATTTATTGGCAAATCTTATTGATAACGGATGGAATGCAAATATTATTTGTGAAACTCCACTAAGAGATATTGATGCATTAAAGATGAAAGAATTATACGAAAGTATGATTTAA
- a CDS encoding phosphorylating glyceraldehyde-3-phosphate dehydrogenase encodes MKSVAINGYGTIGKRVADAVAAQDDMKVIGVSKTRPNYEARTAVEEKEYPLYIGIPEREQMFKDAGIEIAGTVEDMIQEADVVVDCTPGSIGPQNLEMYKKAGVKAIYQGGEDHDLTGLSFNAISNYDDSYGADYTRVVSCNTTGLTRTLSTIDPIADIKKVRAVMVRRGSDPSEVKKGPINSIVPNPPKVPSHHGPDVKTVMKGIDVTTMALLVPTTLMHQHNIMVEINNEVETEEIVEALEKRSRVIVVDASEGLGSTAELMEYAKELGRNRNDLYEIPVWRESINVVGNELFYMQAVHQESDVIPENIDAIRALLEMESDNEKSIAKTNKAMGIL; translated from the coding sequence ATGAAATCTGTTGCAATTAATGGATATGGAACAATAGGAAAAAGAGTTGCTGATGCTGTTGCAGCTCAAGATGACATGAAAGTAATAGGTGTAAGTAAAACTAGACCAAACTACGAAGCAAGAACTGCTGTTGAAGAAAAAGAATACCCATTATACATTGGAATTCCTGAAAGAGAACAAATGTTTAAAGATGCAGGAATTGAAATTGCAGGTACTGTTGAAGACATGATTCAAGAAGCAGATGTTGTAGTTGACTGTACTCCTGGAAGTATCGGTCCGCAAAACCTTGAAATGTATAAGAAAGCTGGTGTTAAGGCAATTTACCAAGGTGGAGAAGACCATGACTTGACTGGTCTTTCATTCAATGCAATTTCCAATTATGATGATTCATATGGTGCAGATTATACTAGAGTAGTTTCATGTAACACAACAGGTCTTACCCGTACATTATCTACTATTGACCCAATAGCAGATATTAAAAAAGTAAGAGCTGTAATGGTTAGAAGAGGATCAGACCCATCTGAAGTTAAAAAAGGTCCAATCAACTCTATCGTACCTAACCCTCCAAAAGTACCTTCTCACCATGGCCCTGATGTAAAAACCGTTATGAAGGGCATTGATGTTACTACAATGGCATTACTTGTACCTACAACATTAATGCACCAACACAACATTATGGTAGAAATTAATAATGAAGTTGAAACTGAAGAAATTGTTGAAGCTTTAGAAAAACGTTCAAGAGTTATTGTTGTTGATGCATCAGAAGGTCTTGGTTCAACTGCAGAGTTAATGGAGTATGCTAAGGAATTAGGTAGAAACAGAAATGACTTATACGAAATTCCAGTATGGAGAGAATCCATCAATGTTGTAGGCAATGAACTGTTCTACATGCAGGCAGTACACCAAGAATCAGATGTAATACCTGAAAATATTGATGCTATTCGTGCACTTCTTGAAATGGAAAGTGACAACGAAAAATCAATAGCAAAAACTAATAAAGCAATGGGAATTTTATAA
- a CDS encoding DUF4013 domain-containing protein encodes MNLYDNVHNAFKFTIKNWKVIILLGIILSIGASLTEMKTDNSILLTISIIISTILLFFEESYRYKIIENTIMGDNNPPKPEFNTRFLKEGMIESSILFIYTVIALVISQLIDMISDFSIQTILSILGIIIFFSVIASGINKALHDGKFKSAFNLIEIFAFYKNIGFKNALFLIITGTISYTLIIECVFDFGNLNLTGFIDIIISFFLSPILLVFLTRLMALFGREAVND; translated from the coding sequence ATGAATTTATACGATAATGTTCACAATGCATTTAAATTTACCATAAAAAACTGGAAAGTCATTATATTATTGGGAATAATATTAAGTATTGGTGCTTCACTAACAGAAATGAAAACTGATAATTCAATTTTATTAACAATATCAATAATAATATCAACAATATTATTATTTTTTGAAGAATCATATCGTTATAAGATAATTGAAAATACTATTATGGGCGATAACAACCCACCTAAACCTGAATTTAATACTAGATTTTTAAAAGAAGGGATGATTGAATCTTCCATTTTGTTCATTTATACAGTCATTGCATTAGTAATATCCCAATTAATAGACATGATTAGTGATTTTTCAATCCAAACAATTTTATCTATTTTAGGAATTATAATATTTTTTTCAGTTATCGCATCAGGCATTAACAAAGCTCTGCATGACGGTAAATTTAAATCTGCATTCAACTTAATTGAAATATTTGCATTTTATAAAAATATAGGATTTAAAAATGCATTATTTTTAATTATTACCGGAACAATAAGTTATACATTAATTATAGAATGTGTCTTTGATTTTGGTAATTTAAATTTAACTGGTTTTATAGATATTATAATATCATTCTTTTTAAGTCCAATACTATTAGTGTTCCTGACCAGATTAATGGCTCTTTTTGGAAGAGAAGCCGTTAATGATTAA
- a CDS encoding heavy-metal-associated domain-containing protein, producing MAIEEKEVKVVGMHCNSCVNAVQLSLTDVDGIEDAKADLDTGITKIKLDTDKVSDDDIKEAVEEAGFNVE from the coding sequence ATGGCAATTGAAGAAAAAGAAGTAAAAGTTGTAGGAATGCACTGTAATTCATGTGTAAACGCTGTACAATTATCATTGACTGATGTTGATGGTATTGAAGATGCTAAAGCAGATTTAGATACCGGAATTACTAAAATTAAATTAGATACCGACAAAGTTTCTGATGATGATATCAAAGAAGCTGTCGAAGAAGCAGGATTTAACGTAGAATAA